TAGTTATAACTTGATTTTCTTGTAAACTTGAAAGCCCTGATGTGAGCTGCTCACATATTCAACCTCAAACAAATCTCAGCCTTAGTCCGGGACAGTTGAGAATCTTGTCCATCATTTTGgatttgcattgttttataaCTAGCATGTTTCGTTTAGAGCTAGAGCgtggaaaaaattattaaaaaatatatatttattacgGTGCCATGGCATAATTCTCCTTGTTGTCATCCTTCTTTCGGCAGCAACAGCAATAGATAATAATGATCAGTATGAGCAAAGCTGCGATGACTCCTCCAATGATTCCTGCAGTTGAGCCGATGTTCATGGATGCTGCATAAATCAGAGAAGATGAGTTGAGATAAAAACGCACAGGAGAATTAATCGCTGCAGCAATCAGGTCTGTTAGAAGGTCATATATTACGTGGTAAGACTGAAAGTGTGAGGTTGCAGGACGCTGAACGAATCTTGTTTTGTGAGGTGCAGATGTAGAATCCGGAGGTTTCTTTGGTGATGTTGTACAGAGACAGGATGCCTCCCTCTGAAAGACaatcacaaacaaaaccaaTGATGTATACTGAAGTCATGACTTATATGTAAGGCTGCACAACATCATAGAAACATGCAGTATTACTTCTATAAATCTGGGATCACGACATCTGTTGCAATCAACCTTCAGTACTGTAATAAACCAATAGTGCATTAATGCAGAGGAGTGTAATGGTTCCTTATCTCTATGAGAGCTGCAAACAAATacctaataaaaaaatgtaccaAGGATCAATCTCATTTTATAGCACTACTGCATATCAAAGTACTAGCTCATAAGTAGATTTCATTGCGAGAAGTGTTAAACAGTTGTCATAATATAGAACTGCaaagtgtttgcatttttttcccatgttttactttcatttactaaaatacaaagttttcaaCACAGTATGTAATTTTGGGTCACTGCATGTTGGTGCAAACTCTAATCTTTCCTTATTACAGAAGGAGtagatttaaactttaattcatTTCACCCTGCTTGTCCAAATTCACACTGAATTGTCTGTTTAAAGTTCAAAAACTTTTTGGGAGAatgtcttgtttctttctttgaaatgaGATAGTCTTGTATAAATTGCCCTGCATAACTCAATTGTGAACTGCATAGCTCAACTCCACAATGATTTActctcctttgtgtttttgtagcttCTGTGTGTCCTAAATACTTACTATCAGTGGTTCTGGGGTCATGAGCACGAGGATTGTTTAGGACATCATAACTGTTCCACTTGTAAGTTGGAGGAGGAGACCCTTCCTCAGAAACACAGGTGAGGTTGATGTTTTGGCCGTACGATGCTGTACCCTGAATCTTGCAGATGGGTTTAGATGGAGCCacttgaaaaaattaaaaggataAAGAGAGTGATGTTATTTGTctttgagaaatctttttttaaagaatatagaaaacatttcctACGCATGGTACATTGGAActattaaaaagaataataattaatacACTGTTACTTACAATCAGATAAAACATGTGCAGCAACACAATCGGCCAGAATGCAAATTAAGAATTACCTAGAACAGTCAATGTTGCTGTGTCAGCAACTTTGCCTTCGTCGTCTTTGGGGATCTGGACAAGACACTCATATTTGTTGTTGTCTGCCGATGTGACAGAGTAAAGCTTAAGGTCAGCTTTCCCAGATCCACCATTAATAGCTACATCCACAGATATCCGACCCTCTAATTTAATGTCTACGTCTCCAATGGGATGATAGTAGGTGAGAATCAAGTCCTGTTGAGAATCACAGCATTGGAGAAATATGTTGAttgattcaaatgaaaaacagacataaagaTACTTACCTCACCAGCAGACCATGAGATAATGGCCAGTTTTGGATTCGGTAGAGCACTTTTAAATGTGCAGGGCAGAGTGATGTTGTCTCCTCTGGCGAACTCATACTGATCCTGAGGGATGTCAACCTggatggcagcagcagctgaccACACTGTAGTAAATTAAAAAGATGGTCATTCCAATGATCATGTGATTATCTATTGTTTATTGTTGAATAAACAGCAACAATACTCAACACTGTAGCTCATCATTAGGACTCAGCAGTGCTTCTGagttcacaaaaacaacaactcacaATTTTAATCAACCATTTATTATACGTGttgatttgctttaaataatttaacgttaaaaaaaatagaaaagaggcACGCGGCAGTGGCGCGAACATTGGCGCGAACATTAGTACAAAGGTGATGTCACAGGTTCGAGTCCCTACCCCAGTCGCCATCGCTGCAAGTCTGCCCGCCTTCCTGTCTGTCAAATGTCAGATAAAGGCCTGTAGAGCCAACTAAATCTCTTTAAAAGAACGGAAAAAGTGCATCATAAGAGCGTGAAATGGACTACTTTTCCAAAATGGTCGACAGAAATTCTCatttcaaaaattgttttcaaattccAAAATACTTCATTGATCCCATAGCGAAATTATACATTGCCAAACGTGTTTGTTAAACCGTTTAACAAAATGGTTTTTGAATATTAAGGccaaaggttttgaaaatggtctgCTGGGCCTTGCGTTTTAAAATGTACAGTGTTGATTCTTAGAGCTGCTACTTCACACAATGTTTTTCGTAAAACTGTTGAGGGAAGAagaaatttaagttttaaaaaaaaggtacagTTTAATAGGAGAACAGGGCctatgttctatttttttttcttcttgtttttcagaaagttgATCCTGGAGGTGCGCAAACAGGTGTGGTCTTTAGCTaacacaagaaaacaagcaaattcCCATTTACAAATACTCACCCACACAAAGCACGGCCAGCGTAGAAGTTCTCCTCTCCATGGCAAAGGTGGTAATTTAATCAAACCAAATTCACAGCTATATTTTCTTCACTCAAATAAGAAAAGCGGGTACCCGAGCGCCCAGGCTTTCATTTACATCGAAACCTGAAGACTTCCGACAGTGATGAGCCCGATGGGTGCGTCTGCTGCCCCGATTTGACTGACGGCTTTCTCGGCCAATCACTACACAGCCTGCTCTATAGGTGACTCTTTTGTCCCGCCCACCGCGCAGGTTTCTGCTTGTCCTGACATCCAACAGGATAGTTTGTCAGGAATCCTCGTTAAAGAAGCCTCGTTTCCACGAAATGGTTGAAAGGAGAACATGTTATTCTTTTTCACGTTTCTCTCTCATTCAGTTGGTAAAAGAATTCAACTTTGAGAATTGTGAGCAGGGGGTTGCTTCTTAATCCTCTCCataattttaacagaaatgtgtttgttttcgtCCCTCACCTTGCAGAAATCACCTTAATAATGTTGTAAGATAGACAAAGGTTAGTAGCCTTAGAGGATTGATTAGCAGACGGTAATTTGCTGTCATAACTAATGTGTGCGACTGAGTaacagaagtgttttttttctcggtCAAACTGGTTTGACAGGTGTTACGCAAAATGACTCAGATGTGCCAGAACagacacagcaaaacaaaacaggaaggaagaaTTTAAAAGAATGCGGTTTCTGGTTTTGATATCTGTGAAGAATATTTCTAAACATCACAGTTACCATAGTCTGTCGTTGACACAGGCCTGTGTTGCTATAGGTGTGATGAGTtcaatcttttttctttcttttttttttatgaaaacgGCTCAAATCATCAGACAGTGATTGTCTGAAGGCTTTAGTATATTCGTTGTATGTAAACAACTACATgttgatttgattttacttaataatttcaataatattAATGACTTTCCACGGCCTGTCTGTCAGATGAACAAAATGAACATCTTACAGAGTAGCCAAGTATAGTCAGTGACAAAGCTTAGGGAACATTAGGGCTGTAGCGAGTGCTGCACCGCCCCCTGGTGGAGCTCAATAGACCTgcagttaaaatgtttgaacaatatgaaagaaaatatttaagtagGCCAATACTAATCTGTCTCGAGTTATTTATATGTAGCAGTATTTAGACAGCAGTTCGCAGGTGATAAAGTGTTCTTAGAAACCAAGGAGTTCTTACAAAAAAGGAGGGGTCTGTAATGTTCCCTGTTGATGCTGAGAGacagaatcagaaaaaaaaaccagaaaaaaattacattgtttaatttttttttttttttcccccactagGGGGTCtttttatgggctctagtgtcccttatatgacagtaggctgacagggaagggggagagagagggggaagacatgcggcgtCAAGGACTAAAGgtctccaaatgtgggtcgcgctgtcccctacgccaccacagcacgccccacattgtttaatttttaaaaataatttatttgcattttattgcataTAAAATCAGTatctgtttcaataaaaaagtAGTACTTCATATTTGGTGCAAAAACCTTTGCTTAAAATTAGAGAGGTCAAATGTTTCCTATAGATCTTGACCAGGTTTGAATTTTGGTCCACTACTGCTTGTATGCCATGGtataaattttactttctgaaatgactGACAAAGTATATCGAACTTTTCCAAAAGGTTCAGATTTTGTTATCTGTTATTGTGTGGGTCCCTTTATTTCACAGCCAATAGTTGTGAAGGGAGGAGTGCATGAAACCCCCCTTTTCTACACAAAACAGGTCAAATTTAAGGTTTGCCATCTctaaaaagctaatttattacaatttaataTAATTACAATCTACTTAGACTCATTACAATCAATGGTGTCAAATTATCATGCAACAATAAGCACTTcataaaaggttttcaaattATCTGACTGACAACTTGAGTACTTCTTCTTTGTCTGTTTAGCTTTATCATTGACTTTGGTCCTCCAGGCCAGCAAAGcctgtttgttttgtacatGAGCTCTGCGCTTTCTGTAAATACATTATTGTGAAGAAGTTAAATGAGCATGTTTTGACTGATATGAGCTCACATGACTGACATCTGGTCCTGAGCAGAAAGCTGCAGAGGACAACCACAGACAGATGGAAACTGAAACAGCAGATTGAAACGGCAGAttgaaagcagaaatgaaacaattcaaACATAAGTCCCACGTTTTGGAACTGCATCTGAATACCTGTACTTAAGGTTTGTTTCTTGTGTCCAGATGATAGGTGAACatgtaaagtggaagaaaataagTGAAACTGGCAgaatgtgaaaggaaaaaaaaaagatcacattATTCACTATCGTAgctctttgtggttttcttatTCACAATTTTCTTGCAACTGTgcaaattctgttttttgtgcaaTAATGTGGTACTTGCtccttctaaaaaaaaaaactcctgatactttatgtttcttttctgtctgtacTAGTTTCTGTCAACTTAAGATTGAACTGCATCATTACTTTATCATCTATCGCCACTGTAATCCCACACTGGACgtctaaatttgttttaatgtcttGTTTATATTTCCTCATGACATTTATGTCATTTAAGGATGAAAATACTAAAGTAGTAGACATGATAATGCAGCTGGTGCTAAATTTCTTTCCAAACTTGCCAAAGCAGAAATAGTCGACTACTCACAAAGTTGACGGTATGTGTTAATGTAaccaatgatttatttttgcaagcaCTTAACAGGAGAAATTGGTTAACATTGTTAAATAATGAGagaatttaattgaattgttttatttttaatttgctcaCTTCACTTTAACTATGAAGAACCAATTTACAACAAATCATACAGCACCTTACAGGACAAGCAAGTCTGATTCATATCCAGAAATCTATCATCAAATCAATTCAGTGCATTGATTTGATGTACACACAGATTCACTGTCATAcgtgcatttaaatttttatatgaATTTATGGAATTATACAGCTAAGTTCAGGTTATGGGGTCAACTGAATGATTTAAATGAGGgagaacaaacagaatcatTGGTTCAGGAAGACTTTCTATATTCAAGGAAAAATAACTCATGGCAGTTTTTCTTGGCGTTATTTTGTCATTCATAATGACTGTgcagaaaacttgaaaacttCCCTAGATGTTCAGAATTTTTAGATCAAAAAGTAACATGGtataaaaaactatatatatatatatatatatatatatatatatatatatatatatatatatatatatatatatatatatatatatatatatatattaagagCAATCAAAATTGTAACAAATAGACAGGGAGCAGAACGCAAAAGCTTTGCAATGATAATGACAAAAAGCTCATTTCTGAAagaagctaaaaacaaacaaaaatatttattagtacTAAGGGGAACTCCCCAACAGCTCACAAGTAAATAAAGTGAATTTACTAAAGCATGTTTCACGGACAAACCTTTACAACGTCCCCAAGTCAAGAGATAACACaaaatttgatataaaaaatacCAGAAATCTAAAAAGTTTCTGTCGTGTGAATGCAAAATCTAATTCATGGATCTATTAATCTGAGTTCTGTGAGACTTTAAATGTCTTGGGTCTTGTTTAGAGCTAAAGGagtggaaaaatatatatttattatggtTCCATGGCATAATTCTCCTTGTTGTCATCCTTCTTTCGGCagcaaaattaaaagataatAACAATCAGTAAGAGCAAAGCTGCGATGACTCCTCCAGTGATTCCTGCAGCTGAACCGATGTTCATGGATGCTGCATAAATCAGAGAAGATGAGTTGAGACAACAATGAATAGCAGAATTAATTGTTTTGATGATCAGGTCTGTTAGAAGGTCATATATTACGTGGTAAGATTGAGACTGTGAGGTTGCAGGAAGCTGAACGAATCTTGTTTTGTGAGGTGCAGATGTAGAATCCGGAGGTTTCTTTGGTGATGTTGTACAGAGACAGGATGCCTCCCTCTGAAAGACAatcacaaacaaatcaaataatgATGTATACTGAAGTCATAACTTATATGTAAGGCTGCACAACATCATAGAAACATGCAGTATCACTTCTAAAATTCTGGGATCACAACATCTGTTGCAATCAACCTTCAATACTGTAATAAACCAATAGTGCATTAATGCAGAGGAGTGTAATGGTTCCTTATCTCTATGAGAGCAACTCATCCTAAAATTTGaacaagcagctgctgctctggaaGCAGGTAACTAGTTAAAACAATTACTAAGAGATaatatcattttatagcactaCTGCATATCGAAGTCCTAACTCAAGAGTAAAAATCATTTTGAGCAGTGTTAAAAAGTCGTCATAGCATATAATTGCCAACTGATTGTATGTCTTTTTGGATCACAGCATTGCTACAAAATGCTGACTTAGAGCCCAAAATGACCTGGGAAAtccattttctgcttctttgatGGTCTGAGGTTGAAAAGCCTCAATgtcctaatctttagctccttcAGATTCAAGTTAGCACTCAGGGTGTGCTACTTCAAATTTTACGTTTAACTGGTTTCACTTTTCCCAAAATCACACTGAATTATCAGTTGACAAtttcacaagaagaaaaaaactgttgataAAAGTTAAAGTTCAAAAACTTTTTGGGAGAatgtcttgtttctttctttgaaatgaGATAGTCTTGTATAAATTGCCCTGCATAACTCAATTGTGAACTGCATAGCTCAACTCCACAATGATTTactcttctttgtgttttgtagcTTCTGTGTGTCCTAAATACTTACTATCAGTGGTTCTGGGGTCATGAGAACGAGGATTGTTTAGGACATCATAACTGTTCCACTTGTAAGTTGGAGAAGGAGACCCTTCCTCAGAAACACAGGTGAGGTTGATGTTTTGGCCGTACGATGCTGTACCCTGAATCTTGCAGATGGGTTTAGATGGAGCCacttgaaaaaattaaaaaggataAAGAGAGTGATGTTATTTGTctttgagaaatctttttttaaagaatatagaaaacatttcctACGCATGGTACATTGGAACTATTAAAACGAATAATAATTAATACACTGTTACTTACAATCAGATAAAACATGTGCAGCAACACAATCGGCCAGAAGGCAAATTAAGAATTACCTAGAACAGTCAATGTTGCTGTGTCAGCAACTTTGCCTCCGAGGTCTTTGGGGATCTGGACGTGACActtatatttgttgttgtctGCCGATGTGACAGAGGAAACCTTAAGGTCAGCTTTCCCAGATCCACCATTAATATTTGCATCCACAGACACCCGACCCTCTGATTTAATGTCTACGTCTATGTCTCCACTGGGATGATAGTAGGTGAGAATCACGTCCTGTTGAGAATCACAGCATTGGAGAAATATGTTGAttgattcaaatgaaaaacagacataGAGATACTTACCTCACCAGCAGACCATGTGATAACGGCCAGTGGTGGATTGGGTAGAGCGCTTTTAAATGTGCAGGGCAGAGTGACGTTGTCTCCTCTGGCAAACTCATACTGATCCTGAGGGATGTCAACCTgcatggcagcagcagctgaccACACTGTAGTAAATTAAAAAGATGGTCATTCCAATGATCATGCGATTATCTATTGTTGATTTGGAAGAAAGcagcatttaaattttatgcaaaaacagCAATTCACAAAGACACCTCATCCTAACTGggttaatatatttt
This genomic interval from Gambusia affinis linkage group LG02, SWU_Gaff_1.0, whole genome shotgun sequence contains the following:
- the LOC122821424 gene encoding cell surface A33 antigen-like, whose product is MERRTSTLAVLCVVWSAAAAIQVDIPQDQYEFARGDNITLPCTFKSALPNPKLAIISWSAGEDLILTYYHPIGDVDIKLEGRISVDVAINGGSGKADLKLYSVTSADNNKYECLVQIPKDDEGKVADTATLTVLVAPSKPICKIQGTASYGQNINLTCVSEEGSPPPTYKWNSYDVLNNPRAHDPRTTDKGGILSLYNITKETSGFYICTSQNKIRSASCNLTLSVLPPSMNIGSTAGIIGGVIAALLILIIIIYCCCCRKKDDNKENYAMAPVGDEEPVRKGEGTNGIEEKSRHYDDSSVSKAANPRDNYEERSERNYDRRSDYDDRRSDYDDRRSDYDDRRSDYNDRRKDYDDRRSDYDDRRSDYDDRRSKPSDRNERYDDDRRYNDRRNPRYDDDRNRP
- the LOC122821430 gene encoding cell surface A33 antigen-like, encoding MEKRTFVSALFCLVWSAAAAMQVDIPQDQYEFARGDNVTLPCTFKSALPNPPLAVITWSAGEDVILTYYHPSGDIDVDIKSEGRVSVDANINGGSGKADLKVSSVTSADNNKYKCHVQIPKDLGGKVADTATLTVLVAPSKPICKIQGTASYGQNINLTCVSEEGSPSPTYKWNSYDVLNNPRSHDPRTTDKGGILSLYNITKETSGFYICTSQNKIRSASCNLTVSILPPSMNIGSAAGITGGVIAALLLLIVIIF